TCGATTCGTAAATACCCGGCGTTTGCAAATCCCAGCCCTTTGAAAAAGTTTGCTGTTTTAAATTTTTGCCGCCGGTATCCATCGACCATAAGTTCATGGTGCCGTCTCTATCTGATAAAAAGTAGATGCGGCCATTGTAGTACATGGGGCTGGTACTGGTTCCGTCAAAATCGCCTGTGAGGTTTGTGGCCTCCTGCCTGCCATCAAACTTCCACACCTGCTCTATCAGGCCGCCCTTATATCGTTTTGTTTTACTGCCCTGGTTAGGGAAACGGGTAAAATAAAGCACGCCATTGTCGTCATAGCACCCCAACGAGGCCTGCCATAGCGGTATAATCTGTTTCTTGCCTGTAGCCGGGTTCAGCTTTACCATCTGCGGATTGGGCAGCGCGCTTATAGCTGTGGTTCGGTATAAAATATCGCCCTCTTTTGTCCAGCCAGAAATAAATTCATTGCGGCCGTCATAGTCGTAAGTGAGTCGTTTAGGCACGCCGCCATTAATATCCATCAGGTAAATTTCGGCAACACCTTCATACTGCCCTGTAAATGCCAGCTGCTTTCCATCCGGCGATATAGCCGGGTTTTGTTCAACCCCGGCATTGGTGGTTAACCGGGTTGATTCATTACTGGTAAGGTCGTACTTCCAAAGGTCTCCTTCGGCAGTAAATACTACGGTGTTTTTGCTGATGCAGGGCGTTCTGTAATATCCTTTTTGCTGGCTGTAAGCAAATGAAAAACTGAGTGTTAACACAGTTAGAGCGATAAGTTTGGTACGCATAAGTAGCTTTTTTACCAAATATAAATAATGGACACCTCAAAAGCAATTTGATTGATTTTACGCGTAAAAGTACCCGGCCTGTTTAATGCCAGTTGCGGAAAATACGCCGGCAATTGCACTTTTAACACAACAATTCGCTAATTTTCGGCATGGATGAACGCAAGGATATACAAAACCTGAATGCCCGCAAGTTTATGGTTTGGCTAGCCATAGCATCTTCGTTTATGTTGGTTGCCGGACTAACCAGCGTGTTCCTGATATCAACCTCGGCAGGCGATGTCATACATACTCAATTGCCGTTTGTTTTTATCATTAGTAGCGTTGTTATACTTGGTAGCAGTGGCACTTTACATGTAGCCGGCAAAAGTTTAAAGCAATTGCAAAATGCAAAATTCCACCTGTACCTAAAAATTACGATGGTGTTGGGGCTACTGTTTATGTTACTGCAGGCTGTTGCCTGGGGTATTTTGCTTCATCAAAAAGTTTATTTTGATATGCATAAAAGCTATCAATCGTTTATTTATGTTTTTGTGGCCGTTCATCTTTTACACATCATAACCGGCATTGCGCTGCTGGGCTACACCCTATCCGGCTCGTTAAAAAACAAACCCCGTTACAGGATTTTGTACCGCATGGAAATGAGCACCACCTTTTGGCATTTTATAGATATTTTGTGGGTGTATCTTTATTTGTTTTTGGTGTTGAAATGATAAACTCGATTGCAAATAATTCGCTGAGTTATGATAATTATTCCTTTTAAATCGGTTGGCAGCTTGCATTTTTCTGATACCAGAGAAGATGTAAGGAAAAAACTAAATGAAAAATTCACGTCGGGCGTTAAGGGGAAAGATAACTACAAGGATTATTACGATTACTTTAAGCAAAGCGAATTATTTGTTTACTATGATGA
The genomic region above belongs to Mucilaginibacter sp. KACC 22773 and contains:
- a CDS encoding cytochrome c oxidase subunit 3, with the protein product MDERKDIQNLNARKFMVWLAIASSFMLVAGLTSVFLISTSAGDVIHTQLPFVFIISSVVILGSSGTLHVAGKSLKQLQNAKFHLYLKITMVLGLLFMLLQAVAWGILLHQKVYFDMHKSYQSFIYVFVAVHLLHIITGIALLGYTLSGSLKNKPRYRILYRMEMSTTFWHFIDILWVYLYLFLVLK